Proteins encoded in a region of the Populus alba chromosome 13, ASM523922v2, whole genome shotgun sequence genome:
- the LOC118053632 gene encoding germin-like protein subfamily 1 member 14: MEGLKFLVVSVVLALASSFASASDPSPLQDFCVAMKKPMVWACFKCLSHALFVNGKFCKDPQQVTEKDFFFSGFNVPRDTSSPVGSNVTAVNVAQIPGLNTLGISLARIDFAPYGGLNPPHTHPRATEILVVVEGTLYVGFVTSNLANGDNRLITKVLNPGDVFVFPVGLIHFQLNVGKTNAVALASLSSQNPGVITIANAVFGADPPINPNVLTKAFQVDKKVVDYLQKQFWTDNNN; encoded by the exons ATGGAAGGACTCAAGTTTCTAGTGGTTTCTGTCGTCCTGGCTTTGGCTTCTTCATTTGCCTCTGCCTCTGATCCTAGTCCTCTTCAGGACTTCTGTGTTGCCATGAAGAAACCGATGGTG TGGGCATGCTTCAAATGCCTTTCTCATGCACTGTTCGTGAACGGAAAATTCTGCAAGGACCCACAGCAAGTTACTGAAAaggatttcttcttttctggatTCAACGTTCCTCGGGACACTTCCAGTCCAGTTGGTTCAAATGTCACTGCTGTCAATGTTGCTCAAATTCCAGGACTCAACACTCTTGGCATATCCTTGGCTCGCATAGATTTTGCACCATATGGTGGCCTGAACCCACCCCACACTCACCCTCGTGCCACTGAGATCCTAGTGGTCGTGGAGGGTACCCTCTATGTTGGTTTTGTTACATCTAACCTGGCTAACGGAGATAATCGCCTAATCACCAAGGTCTTAAATCCCGGAGATGTTTTTGTGTTCCCAGTCGGACTCATTCATTTCCAGCTCAATGTGGGAAAAACCAATGCCGTTGCATTAGCCAGTTTAAGCAGCCAGAACCCTGGTGTGATTACAATTGCAAACGCAGTGTTTGGAGCAGATCCACCCATTAATCCTAATGTTCTAACCAAGGCCTTCCAGGTGGACAAGAAGGTAGTCGACTATCTTCAGAAACAATTCTGGACGGACAACAACAATTAG